Proteins encoded in a region of the Quercus lobata isolate SW786 chromosome 8, ValleyOak3.0 Primary Assembly, whole genome shotgun sequence genome:
- the LOC115956939 gene encoding uncharacterized protein LOC115956939 translates to MRSIVDLEPLLKCSCGAMKILSATHDKAYVMPFLMGLNENFETIRTQILMYEPFPSISKVYGLVLQEESHKNIGHGGSFATKPGSVAMYVNSKGNSSGNANWTKGNNKKERPLCTHCNMLGHTIDKCYKLHGYPPGYKPKGKSNANQVSYDQGAMIEHSSLGSVQCPITKAQCEQLLAFFNTSSNSGDKHQATTVNSGDGMPSLMTGVAGVASSFGVPPGTGLAATISHPSISNSYLETMAARTLLIGAQLVWVESTMVFTYWKKAYPFLLQLLQCFLSILFSHMFGISYWGTTPSSTNTDSFVTPVFIPNSLSDCSDSSVSPSAPNFVNHSIETSNTLLADAPTADCLPSRFPLVPSAAVQNQTCASTPEVPPAPIRKSARTSKPLAYLQDYSCASACSPASGGPYDIGHSLTYAHLIPSYQSYVLAVSSTPQELQSFFQAVKDPLWREAMDK, encoded by the exons ATGAGATCAATTGTTGATCTTGAGCCTTTACTAAAGTGTAGTTGTGGAGCAATGAAAATCCTAAGTGCTACTCATGATAAAGCCTATGTAATGCCTTTTTTGATGGGTTTGAATGAGAATTTTGAGACTATAAGGACTCAAATTTTGATGTATGAGCCTTTTCCCTCAATTAGCAAAGTCTATGGCTTAGTTCTTCAAGAGGAGTCTCATAAGAACATTGGACATGGAGGATCTTTTGCAACAAAACCAGGTTCTGTTGCAATGTATGTTAATTCAAAAGGCAATAGTTCTGGGAATGCAAATTGGACTAAGGGAAACAACAAAAAGGAAAGGCCTTTATGCACACATTGCAATATGCTTGGGCACACCATTGATAAGTGTTATAAACTTCATGGATATCCACCCGGGTATAAACCAAAGGGAAAATCTAATGCTAATCAAGTTTCTTATGATCAAGGAGCTATGATTGAGCATTCTTCACTTGGATCAGTTCAATGTCCAATCACAAAGGCTCAATGTGAGCAATTGTTGGCTTTCTTCAACACTAGCTCTAATTCTGGTGATAAGCATCAAGCAACTACTGTAAATAGTGGTGATGGAATGCCAAGCTTGATGACTGGAGTTGCTGGTGTGGCTTCTTCATTTGGTGTTCCTCCTGGTACTGGTTTGGCAGCCACCATTTCACATCCATCAATATCTAATTCCTATCTTGAGACTATGGCAG CCAGGACCTTGCTCATTGGAGCACAATTGGTCTGGGTAGAGAGTACAATGGTCTTTACCTACTGGAAGAAAGCATATCCATTTCTACTTCAGCTTCTGCAGTGTTTTCTGTCAATTCTGTTCAGCCACATGTTTGGCATCTCATATTGGG GTACTACTCCTTCCAGCACAAATACTGATTCTTTTGTTACTCCTGTCTTTATACCAAATTCACTTTCTGATTGTTCTGATTCTTCAGTTTCACCTTCTGCCCCTAATTTTGTTAATCATTCTATTGAAACTTCTAACACCTTACTTGCTGATGCACCTACTGCTGATTGTCTCCCTTCTCGGTTTCCTTTAGTTCCTTCAGCTGCCGTACAAAATCAGACATGTGCATCTACACCAGAAGTACCACCTGCACCTATCAGAAAGTCAGCTAGGACTTCAAAACCTCTAGCTTACTTGCAGGATTACTCTTGTGCTTCAGCTTGCTCTCCTGCTTCTGGTGGTCCTTATGATATTGGTCATAGTCTTACCTATGCACATCTTATTCCTAGCTATCAATCTTATGTCTTGGCAGTTAGTTCTACTCCTCAAGAGCTTCAAAGCTTCTTCCAAGCAGTCAAAGATCCACTATGGAGAGAAGCTATGGATAAGTAA
- the LOC115955735 gene encoding putative pentatricopeptide repeat-containing protein At1g16830 — MLWRFYRWSLLHSTPNRLFITSVLPLRFLSSATVCLPDPTTQSKKFLENQHFLERKNPFLTLTHQIVHSTLLSCTSDLIALSFFLWCAKQPNYFHNTTAFDHMVAVVNRLMHRYETVGGVVRGLESIGCVTKAQTFLLLLRIYWRGGMYDMVFEAFEQMGCFGFKPNTFARNVIMDVLFKIGRVNVAIKVLKETQLPNFLTLNIALCNLCKLNDLVRVWDVFTMMMGMGYYPNVETFEMVLNCFCKLSNLVEAYQVLGRMVTLGIPISVNVWSILIDGFCQLHRIDIASSLLEKMGKTGCSPNVVTYTTLIKGLMESRMVDDAFHVLNIMKSKGYAPDLVLCNVLIDCFSKIGRYDDALDVFVNFGNKKLAPDSYTFCSLLSTICLSKRFSLFPKLVHGLVIEADLVVGNALLSYFCKAGFPNLAVELYNDMLDRGFTPDKYSFVGLLSGLCGAGRIDEAIDVYHGIIVNYPGQDAYIHTVITDGLIKAGKLYKAIRVFRKAVVEKYPLDAVSYTVAIHGLLKSGRTGEACTMYNQMKEDSITPNARTYNVILYISCRERDLKMVIQLLQEMVDAKVELSYNNYFRLCNFLCRSHNSNSAVNLLIEMRDLGLIPAKAICTPLSEEHVPGLKVDGECLFLLKGYMENDPFVGTSGSEDLSDMAASVC, encoded by the coding sequence ATGTTATGGAGATTTTATAGGTGGAGTTTGCTACACTCAACCCCAAATCGCCTCTTCATCACTTCAGTTCTGCCACTTCGTTTTCTCTCTTCGGCAACGGTATGTCTACCTGACCCAACTACCCAGAGTAAAAAATTCCTGGAAAATCAACATTTTCTCGAGAGAAAAAATCCctttctcactctcactcatcAGATTGTACATTCCACCTTACTGAGCTGTACTTCTGATTTGATTGCATTGAGCTTCTTCTTATGGTGTGCTAAGCAACCCAACTACTTTCATAATACGACTGCGTTTGACCACATGGTTGCTGTGGTTAACCGCCTTATGCATCGGTATGAAACTGTTGGAGGGGTTGTTAGGGGATTAGAGAGTATTGGGTGTGTTACAAAGGCACAaacttttttgcttttgttgagGATTTATTGGCGTGGGGGAATGTATGACATGGTTTTTGAGGCTTTTGAGCAAATGGGTTGCTTTGGTTTTAAGCCTAACACTTTTGCGCGTAACGTAATTATGGATGTATTGTTCAAGATTGGGCGTGTCAATGTAGCCATTAAGGTTTTGAAGGAGACTCAGTTgcctaattttttgacattgaatattgcATTGTGTAATTTGTGTAAGTTGAATGATTTAGTTCGCGTTTGGGATGTTTTTACAATGATGATGGGAATGGGGTATTATCCGAATGTTGAGACATTTGAGATGGTGTTGAATTGTTTTTGCAAGTTGAGTAATCTAGTGGAGGCATATCAAGTGCTGGGTCGAATGGTTACTTTGGGCATTCCAATATCTGTGAATGTTTGGAGTATACTCATTGATGGGTTTTGCCAGTTGCATAGAATTGATATTGCGAGTAGTTTGTTGGAGAAGATGGGTAAGACTGGTTGTTCTCCTAATGTTGTAACATATACTACTTTAATTAAGGGACTTATGGAATCAAGAATGGTTGATGATGCATTCCATGTTTTAAATATCATGAAATCCAAAGGGTATGCCCCTGACTTGGTTCTTTGTAATGTATTAATAGATTGTTTCTCCAAGATTGGAAGGTATGATGATGCGCTTGatgtttttgtaaattttggaaataaaaaattggcaCCTGATTCCTATACATTCTGTTCTTTGTTATCTACCATATGTTTGTCCAAGaggttttctctctttcccaaGTTAGTCCATGGACTTGTCATAGAAGCAGACTTAGTAGTTGGTAATGCGCTTCTAAGTTATTTTTGTAAAGCGGGGTTTCCAAATCTTGCTGTTGAGTTATATAATGATATGCTTGATAGAGGTTTTACACCAGATAAATATAGTTTTGTTGGATTACTAAGTGGACTATGTGGAGCTGGAAGAATTGATGAAGCAATCGATGTTTACCATGGGATCATTGTGAATTATCCTGGTCAGGATGCTTACATCCATACTGTAATTACAGATGGACTTATAAAGGCTGGTAAACTTTATAAAGCCATTAGAGTATTTAGGAAAGCAGTTGTAGAGAAGTATCCACTTGATGCTGTATCATACACAGTTGCTATCCATGGACTTCTTAAGAGTGGTAGAACTGGAGAGGCTTGCACCATGTATAACCAGATGAAGGAGGACAGTATAACTCCCAATGCACGTACATATAATGTAATACTCTATATTTCTTGTAGAGAAAGAGATCTTAAAATGGTGATACAGTTGCTACAAGAGATGGTTGATGCAAAGGTAGAACTGAGCTACAATAATTACTTTAGGCTATGTAATTTTCTTTGTAGATCACACAATTCTAATTCAGCTGTTAATCTCTTAATTGAGATGAGAGATCTTGGGTTGATACCAGCTAAGGCAATCTGTACGCCTTTGTCTGAAGAACATGTCCCAGGTCTGAAAGTAGATGGTGAGTGCTTATTTCTGTTAAAAGGTTACATGGAAAATGATCCATTTGTGGGCACATCTGGCTCTGAGGACCTTTCTGACATGGCTGCTTCAGTGTGCTGA
- the LOC115955043 gene encoding protein VARIATION IN COMPOUND TRIGGERED ROOT growth response-like codes for MAATTTLSKPFSSSSSSSSYQPSDDYRYDVFLSFRGEDTSMSFTDHLYYALTKAGFRTFIDNFRRTEDYSSEIFPIIQEFRIFLIVLSKNYASSTGCLEELVEILQCCRRSNQMVVPIFYHVSSSDVRNQFEEEFGEHGKRYFLNGDKVSIWRGALTEIANISGLNLETRYEAEFIRNIIHYISPKIFSKPFSSPSSSSSSPYQSPDDYEYDVFLSFRGEDTRKNFTDHLYYALTEAGFHTFRDDEEIRKGEDLSSEILQAIRRSRISLIVFSKNYPSSGWCLEELVEIMECKRRLKQRVFPIFYDVDPSDVRKQSGSYEEAFVEHEKRYLLDKDKVFRWRGALTQIASLSGWHLQDG; via the exons ATGGCTGCCACTACAACTCTTTCCAAACccttctcttcatcttcttcgtcttcttcctACCAACCCTCCGACGACTATAGGTACGATGTGTTCCTGAGTTTCAGAGGCGAAGACACTAGCATGAGCTTCACCGATCACCTCTACTACGCTTTGACAAAGGCTGGATTTCGCACCTTCATAGACAATTTCCGAAGAACAGAAGATTATTCTTCCGAGATTTTCCCAATAATACAAGAGTTCAGAATATTCCTCATCGTCTTGTCCAAAAACTACGCGTCTTCCACGGGGTGTTTGGAGGAGCTCGTGGAGATCTTGCAGTGCTGTAGAAGGTCAAATCAGATGGTTGTCCCTATATTCTATCATGTTAGTTCCTCCGATGTGCGCAACCAGTTTGAAGAAGAGTTTGGGGAACATGGAAAGCGTTACTTTTTAAATGGAGACAAGGTATCCATCTGGAGGGGAGCTCTCACTGAAATTGCTAATATTTCCGGGTTGAATCTGGAGACAAG GTATGAAGCTGAGTTTATTCGGAatatcattcattatatttcACCTAAAATCTTCTCCAAACCCTTCTCTTccccttcatcttcatcttcttctccctaCCAATCCCCCGATGACTATGAGTACGATGTCTTCCTGAGTTTCAGAGGCGAAGACACTCGCAAGAACTTCACCGATCACCTCTACTACGCTTTGACAGAGGCTGGATTCCACACCTTCAGAGACGACGAAGAGATCCGAAAAGGAGAAGATCTTTCTTCCGAGATTTTACAAGCAATACGAAGGTCCAGAATATCCCTCATCGTCTTCTCCAAAAACTACCCGTCTTCCGGGTGGTGTTTGGAGGAGCTCGTAGAGATCATGGAGTGCAAAAGAAGGCTGAAGCAGAGAGTTTTCCCTATATTCTATGATGTTGATCCCTCCGATGTGCGCAAGCAGAGTGGTAGTTATGAAGAAGCGTTTGTGGAACATGAAAAGCGTTACTTGTTGGATAAAGACAAGGTATTCAGGTGGAGGGGAGCTCTCACTCAAATTGCTAGTTTGTCCGGGTGGCATCTCCAGGACGGGTAA
- the LOC115957791 gene encoding protein JASON isoform X2: MVCWLWKREFELGLVCRSVVGFLDRSVSRAMGCFFACFRVKDDHHHRHRPHLVSSDPTKPTETVISQNRLASLFLSEEKEDSPHADREAHGFRSPESHKALKDEARFLKACGTLAETPAEIRKASAKSKFSPSYDGDSEPPKFHSWLPNTSIKKLQLDNQTEQAATPIKLSEEWGKGSGLQEQTPSSSTEGSGTGSVNTAVRVHDNQTENIATSVSPWISATEIQCRSKSVRFQCDFDASSSSSENVSQNQKKSESPGNQSVSKPSPYPTPLKLSEEMQTPGTVFPANFDNLPYGKTRIRSQYVYSVMNPVESDSQWKLLREEDPNYHQLSGELRESHELPETTTPRPEAGVKETLSGKELKVEASLSAWLKPLPSIQDENSKNFDPASTRKPHFGRTPGDRPIIGLVAAHWNDNEQSHISPKWWDGNGIPNSTNKYKEDQKVSWHATPFEERLEKALSEESVITQRKPVYGKPIAFDENEESDTALSQLQSSTHPKSVVSF; encoded by the exons TTGCTTCTTCGCTTGCTTTCGTGTCAAAGACGATCACCATCACCGCCATCGCCCTCACCTCGTCTCCTCCGATCCCACCAAGCCTACG GAAACTGTGATATCTCAAAATCGTTTAGCGTCTCTCTTTCTATCTGAAG AGAAAGAGGATTCTCCGCACGCTGATAGGGAAGCTCATGGTTTCAGATCTCCAGAAAGTCACAAGGCACTCAAGGATGAG GCCAGGTTTCTTAAAGCTTGTGGTACCTTAGCAGAGACCCCTGCAGAAATTCGGAAAGCATCTGCAAAGTCGAAATTTTCACCTTCATATGATGGAGATTCAGAGCCTCCAAAATTCCATTCATGGCTTCCCAACACATCCATCAAGAAACTTCAGTTAGACAACCAAACTGAGCAGGCCGCTACTCCCATTAAACTTAGTGAAGAGTGGGGAAAGGGATCAGGTTTGCAAGAGCAGACACCTAGCAG CTCAACTGAAGGCAGTGGAACAGGAAGTGTTAATACAGCTGTCAGGGTTCATGATAATCAGACTGAAAACATTGCAACATCAGTTTCACCTTGGATTTCAGCCACAGAAATTCAGTGCAGGAGCAAGTCTGTGCGTTTTCAATGTGATTTTGATGCATCTTCCTCATCATCTGAAAATGTTagccaaaatcaaaagaaatccGAATCACCAGGTAATCAGAGTGTGTCAAAGCCTTCACCTTATCCAACCCCACTTAAGCTGTCTGAAGAGATGCAAACACCTGGAACCGTTTTTCCCGCAAACTTTGACAATTTACCATATGGGAAGACCCGAATCAGGTCCCAGTATGTGTATTCAGTTATGAACCCAGTTGAGAGTGACTCTCAGTGGAAGTTATTGAGGGAAGAAGATCCTAACTATCATCAACTTTCAGGTGAGCTGAGAGAATCTCATGAGTTGCCCGAAACTACAACCCCTAGGCCAGAAGCGGGGGTAAAAGAAACTTTGTCTGGGAAAGAGTTGAAGGTGGAAGCAAGCCTGTCTGCTTGGTTGAAGCCACTGCCATCCATTCAGGATGAGAATAGTAAAAATTTTGACCCTGCTTCTACTAGAAAACCTCATTTTGGTAGAACTCCTGGGGACAGGCCAATCATTGGGCTTGTTGCTGCTCACTGGAATGATAATGAGCAATCTCATATTTCGCCAAAGTGGTGGGATGGGAATGGAATCCCAAATTCGACCAATAAATACAAGGAG GATCAGAAAGTGAGTTGGCACGCTACGCCATTTGAGGAGAGATTAGAAAAGGCTTTGTCTGAAGAGAGTGTTATCACTCAAAG GAAGCCTGTCTACGGGAAACCAATAGCTTTTGATGAGAACGAGGAAAGTGATACGGCTCTTTCTCAGTTGCAATCTTCAACCCATCCTAAGTCAGTAGTTTCATTCTGA
- the LOC115957791 gene encoding protein JASON isoform X1: MVCWLWKREFELGLVCRSVVGFLDRSVSRAMGCFFACFRVKDDHHHRHRPHLVSSDPTKPTETVISQNRLASLFLSEEKEDSPHADREAHGFRSPESHKALKDEARFLKACGTLAETPAEIRKASAKSKFSPSYDGDSEPPKFHSWLPNTSIKKLQLDNQTEQAATPIKLSEEWGKGSGLQEQTPSSCISSIHNTGKVSFSSTEGSGTGSVNTAVRVHDNQTENIATSVSPWISATEIQCRSKSVRFQCDFDASSSSSENVSQNQKKSESPGNQSVSKPSPYPTPLKLSEEMQTPGTVFPANFDNLPYGKTRIRSQYVYSVMNPVESDSQWKLLREEDPNYHQLSGELRESHELPETTTPRPEAGVKETLSGKELKVEASLSAWLKPLPSIQDENSKNFDPASTRKPHFGRTPGDRPIIGLVAAHWNDNEQSHISPKWWDGNGIPNSTNKYKEDQKVSWHATPFEERLEKALSEESVITQRKPVYGKPIAFDENEESDTALSQLQSSTHPKSVVSF, encoded by the exons TTGCTTCTTCGCTTGCTTTCGTGTCAAAGACGATCACCATCACCGCCATCGCCCTCACCTCGTCTCCTCCGATCCCACCAAGCCTACG GAAACTGTGATATCTCAAAATCGTTTAGCGTCTCTCTTTCTATCTGAAG AGAAAGAGGATTCTCCGCACGCTGATAGGGAAGCTCATGGTTTCAGATCTCCAGAAAGTCACAAGGCACTCAAGGATGAG GCCAGGTTTCTTAAAGCTTGTGGTACCTTAGCAGAGACCCCTGCAGAAATTCGGAAAGCATCTGCAAAGTCGAAATTTTCACCTTCATATGATGGAGATTCAGAGCCTCCAAAATTCCATTCATGGCTTCCCAACACATCCATCAAGAAACTTCAGTTAGACAACCAAACTGAGCAGGCCGCTACTCCCATTAAACTTAGTGAAGAGTGGGGAAAGGGATCAGGTTTGCAAGAGCAGACACCTAGCAG CTGTATATCCAGCATACATAACACTGGAAAGGTCTCTTTCAGCTCAACTGAAGGCAGTGGAACAGGAAGTGTTAATACAGCTGTCAGGGTTCATGATAATCAGACTGAAAACATTGCAACATCAGTTTCACCTTGGATTTCAGCCACAGAAATTCAGTGCAGGAGCAAGTCTGTGCGTTTTCAATGTGATTTTGATGCATCTTCCTCATCATCTGAAAATGTTagccaaaatcaaaagaaatccGAATCACCAGGTAATCAGAGTGTGTCAAAGCCTTCACCTTATCCAACCCCACTTAAGCTGTCTGAAGAGATGCAAACACCTGGAACCGTTTTTCCCGCAAACTTTGACAATTTACCATATGGGAAGACCCGAATCAGGTCCCAGTATGTGTATTCAGTTATGAACCCAGTTGAGAGTGACTCTCAGTGGAAGTTATTGAGGGAAGAAGATCCTAACTATCATCAACTTTCAGGTGAGCTGAGAGAATCTCATGAGTTGCCCGAAACTACAACCCCTAGGCCAGAAGCGGGGGTAAAAGAAACTTTGTCTGGGAAAGAGTTGAAGGTGGAAGCAAGCCTGTCTGCTTGGTTGAAGCCACTGCCATCCATTCAGGATGAGAATAGTAAAAATTTTGACCCTGCTTCTACTAGAAAACCTCATTTTGGTAGAACTCCTGGGGACAGGCCAATCATTGGGCTTGTTGCTGCTCACTGGAATGATAATGAGCAATCTCATATTTCGCCAAAGTGGTGGGATGGGAATGGAATCCCAAATTCGACCAATAAATACAAGGAG GATCAGAAAGTGAGTTGGCACGCTACGCCATTTGAGGAGAGATTAGAAAAGGCTTTGTCTGAAGAGAGTGTTATCACTCAAAG GAAGCCTGTCTACGGGAAACCAATAGCTTTTGATGAGAACGAGGAAAGTGATACGGCTCTTTCTCAGTTGCAATCTTCAACCCATCCTAAGTCAGTAGTTTCATTCTGA
- the LOC115957791 gene encoding protein JASON isoform X3: MVCWLWKREFELGLVCRSVVGFLDRSVSRAMGCFFACFRVKDDHHHRHRPHLVSSDPTKPTETVISQNRLASLFLSEEKEDSPHADREAHGFRSPESHKALKDEARFLKACGTLAETPAEIRKASAKSKFSPSYDGDSEPPKFHSWLPNTSIKKLQLDNQTEQAATPIKLSEEWGKGSGLQEQTPSSCISSIHNTGKVSFSSTEGSGTGSVNTAVRVHDNQTENIATSVSPWISATEIQCRSKSVRFQCDFDASSSSSENVSQNQKKSESPGELRESHELPETTTPRPEAGVKETLSGKELKVEASLSAWLKPLPSIQDENSKNFDPASTRKPHFGRTPGDRPIIGLVAAHWNDNEQSHISPKWWDGNGIPNSTNKYKEDQKVSWHATPFEERLEKALSEESVITQRKPVYGKPIAFDENEESDTALSQLQSSTHPKSVVSF; this comes from the exons TTGCTTCTTCGCTTGCTTTCGTGTCAAAGACGATCACCATCACCGCCATCGCCCTCACCTCGTCTCCTCCGATCCCACCAAGCCTACG GAAACTGTGATATCTCAAAATCGTTTAGCGTCTCTCTTTCTATCTGAAG AGAAAGAGGATTCTCCGCACGCTGATAGGGAAGCTCATGGTTTCAGATCTCCAGAAAGTCACAAGGCACTCAAGGATGAG GCCAGGTTTCTTAAAGCTTGTGGTACCTTAGCAGAGACCCCTGCAGAAATTCGGAAAGCATCTGCAAAGTCGAAATTTTCACCTTCATATGATGGAGATTCAGAGCCTCCAAAATTCCATTCATGGCTTCCCAACACATCCATCAAGAAACTTCAGTTAGACAACCAAACTGAGCAGGCCGCTACTCCCATTAAACTTAGTGAAGAGTGGGGAAAGGGATCAGGTTTGCAAGAGCAGACACCTAGCAG CTGTATATCCAGCATACATAACACTGGAAAGGTCTCTTTCAGCTCAACTGAAGGCAGTGGAACAGGAAGTGTTAATACAGCTGTCAGGGTTCATGATAATCAGACTGAAAACATTGCAACATCAGTTTCACCTTGGATTTCAGCCACAGAAATTCAGTGCAGGAGCAAGTCTGTGCGTTTTCAATGTGATTTTGATGCATCTTCCTCATCATCTGAAAATGTTagccaaaatcaaaagaaatccGAATCACCAG GTGAGCTGAGAGAATCTCATGAGTTGCCCGAAACTACAACCCCTAGGCCAGAAGCGGGGGTAAAAGAAACTTTGTCTGGGAAAGAGTTGAAGGTGGAAGCAAGCCTGTCTGCTTGGTTGAAGCCACTGCCATCCATTCAGGATGAGAATAGTAAAAATTTTGACCCTGCTTCTACTAGAAAACCTCATTTTGGTAGAACTCCTGGGGACAGGCCAATCATTGGGCTTGTTGCTGCTCACTGGAATGATAATGAGCAATCTCATATTTCGCCAAAGTGGTGGGATGGGAATGGAATCCCAAATTCGACCAATAAATACAAGGAG GATCAGAAAGTGAGTTGGCACGCTACGCCATTTGAGGAGAGATTAGAAAAGGCTTTGTCTGAAGAGAGTGTTATCACTCAAAG GAAGCCTGTCTACGGGAAACCAATAGCTTTTGATGAGAACGAGGAAAGTGATACGGCTCTTTCTCAGTTGCAATCTTCAACCCATCCTAAGTCAGTAGTTTCATTCTGA